The Mustela nigripes isolate SB6536 chromosome 6, MUSNIG.SB6536, whole genome shotgun sequence DNA window cattataataataacaaaaattttagaaagcaaataAGCAAACTCCACACCTAGATATATCTTGGAGGAATTTATAAATTGCAACAATAAAGATCGATGCTTCAAATTTTCAGGAAGAAGGTCATTAGCTCACTGAAATGCTGTTTAATCCATATaacacagaaaaaattttaattttcataaccaGAATCCTAATTTAGGTTGCTATGAAAGAGAGCCACAGTCTCTCACCCAGTTTGCAGCTACTTTTCAGGCATTATATCTGTATTGGAGTAAATTAACAGAGCACAAGCAATCGTAGATCTGTCTCCGACTGTCACTATAACAGCCCTTCTGAGTTCCCTGAGTATTTTTGTGAGTCATCAAACATGAGGGTGGCCTTGGGGATCCCAGACATAGATACCTACAGAAGAATGAATCTGCATTAAAATATCTGATATGATTGACAACTTTCCTTAGCCAAAAGAAAGCTATAGGGGACACTAGCTATCCAACTCTTGGAATCATAAAGAAACTAAAAGCAGCATGAATACTGGGGAGAAGAACAAGACTCAACAATGACACAACCTTTCCTATGTCAGGTTTTCAAGCTTGAGTAGGATCTGAAAAAGGTGAGTGAGAGAAGTTTGATATTAAATGACAGATGTAAGTTTTGGTTTTAGTCTCGATTGGACTTAATGTATGAGTGACTATAGCAGCTGTGGACTCTGTCTAAGGTTTTATCCTGGAAAAAGATAACTCAACAAAAAGGGTTGTAGGAGCcataataagaaagaataaatttgcTTTCTGCTTTCATGCTATTaagtccaacttttttttttttaagattttatttatttatttgacagagagagagatcacaagtaggcagtaggcagagaggcaggcagagagagaggaggaagcaggcttcccgctgagcagagagcccgatgcggggctcgatcccaggaccctgggatcatgacctgagccgaaggcagaggcttaacccactgagccacccaggtgcccctaagtccaactttttaaagataaatttcacTTATATCTCACCTAGGCAAAGCTTCTTGTATATTCTACCCCCTTAAAATGTCGGTACCCCATATATAAATTGAACTTCCCAAAGAAGGAGCCAAAAGCAAGTGATCACTCATTTTGCTAAGTGAGATAAATTAcacagagaaagacgaatactgTATgttacttatatgtgaaatcccAAACATCTGAATTTATAAAAAGAGAGTAGAACggtggttaccagaggctagGATTGAGGATTTGGGGGAATTTTTGTGTAATGGTATAAACTGGCAActagtagataaataaatttgtGAGGTCTAATGCGCAACATAGTCATTATAGTCAACAACATGACTTATAAACTTCAAAGCTGCTAAGAGACcagatcttaattgttctcaacacaaaaaataaatcataatcatGCAACATGGCAGAAGTATTAGCTAATGAATCACAGTGGTAATCAtaagacaatatataaatgtatccaCCCAACACACTGTACACCTCAATTACACAATGTTATACGTCAGTTAcatctcaacaacaacaaaaaataattctgCCCCATTTATTTTCCTATGATATATTCTATAGGCCTTTAAAACaacatatttctgaaaaataaatactctttttctCATATACCAATGGAAAGTCAAACAGTAAACCCAAATCctcttgcttaaaaaataaaacaccaagagagagaaaagtgaaataaataaaatagtttattggGGAATAAACTttactggggggggggtggggaaagcaagtgatctctgtcaatacaTGAGATTCCTGATAACCCAGCACTAACAAGTAATGCTTAGTACCAAAACTGGTACCATACTTGaggaatgagaaaaatgtaaaactattttgcattgtattttctgtgttttttaccCAACAAAATAACTTCTACTGTACCCTCTACTTTGAGTTTtgtatcttttttggggggagataCCAAATTACTTTATTTGAAGGAATGGTAcaaatgaaagaagttaaaaacataTGGAAtgcttcacgaatttgcgtgttATCCTTGCACAGGGCAATGCTAGTCTCTATATCATCCCAATTTTGCGCTGCCGTGTGATCACGCCTTGTATTTTCTAAgtcatgtgttttctttcttactcaTTTACTTGTTTGAGACCGTCTTTggtatatatttaagaaatagtaGGGTTCTCATGGGTTCTGTAACTGGACTTCCAGGAGCATATTTTAGATAGTAGCCGAAAATTTGTCATACCAGTTCATTCCATGTTCATTCTTTcccaaatacaattttaagtCATGGTTAGCCATCAGCCACAGGTAATAAGTTGTTAGAATTCTGAAATATTCATTTCATGATTTGGGGGGTTTTTCTGTCTCTGAGACTTgctacacttaatttttttacagTTGTAATCTAAGCACAAGTAAATTACTGTCTTCTCAAAGTCTATTTGTGTCTCTCATCAAATCCCCACTGTCTTGGTGATATGTTCTAATTTTACTATTAATTATATCAGCATTATTCTGATGGAAACACAgcaaactcttctttcttttaacttcttcCAGACAGATATTTCCAATAAGGTTCAGGGACCTACCACAGAACAGTATAAAAGAagttgaaggaaataaaagaaaggtaCATGGAGTTCTATTCACGATCTTCATTCTTCAGAAAATCACAGTCATTTCAGGCATGCTTTATGGATTTGCAGATTTCCTGACATTCCTGCACCACCTCAGCTTCctcaggacacagagagaagcctGTTTCAATTTGCTGTtccataaaatcagaaagaatggATGGCCAGATGGATAGGAAAATACAAACATATAAGCAAACATTTTTGCCACCAAACTGTCTAGCATGACATAGGccaaatatattataatattgcTCAACCAGTACATAAAGAAGAAGAGTAGGAATGAAATCATAGACTTCATGGCTCGCACATGGGCCTTGGTGATAAGATCCCCAGAACCTGTGCCCTTCATCCGCCTGGTGTGTTTCCATAAGGAATGGATCAAAAGGACAAAGGAAGCCAGAGACACTCCAAAGGGGATGATGAACATTATGTTCAGGACTATATTAGAAGTtaataaatcatattttcttACTGTGAAGTTCAATGTCTGATTGCTGTCAGGGTTTACCCAGGTTTTGATCAGGTTCTTAAATACTGTATCCTTTAAAAGCAGGGACAAACAGAAAGAGAGGACCGCTCCAAGGACAATAATGAGAAGCAGTCTGTGAGTTCTCTGTTTTATCcagaagaaaatgggattggaAAAGTTGGCTATCTTAAGCAAATAGAAGACACTGAGACAGGCGGTACAGGTTATGCAGAAATAATTCGATCCTGTCCAGAGGATTTCAAAAATCATCAGTTGATTGTCATTGTAGCATATTTCCTCACAAATTATGTCTATACCTATGCCTAGCATTATTATACAGAGAAGAAGTATTCTGGAAATAGCTAAGCAGGTAAGAATAAAGTCAATCAAGAAGAACTTCCAGCTCCTGATCCAATCAATACAGTTAACCAATATAATGAACCCATTTCCCAAAAGCCCCGCTATGAATTCTCCAGCAAAAATCATCGTAAATACATTCTTGAATGTGCTTGCCATGACTGCTGT harbors:
- the LOC132020283 gene encoding taste receptor type 2 member 7-like; protein product: MASTFKNVFTMIFAGEFIAGLLGNGFIILVNCIDWIRSWKFFLIDFILTCLAISRILLLCIIMLGIGIDIICEEICYNDNQLMIFEILWTGSNYFCITCTACLSVFYLLKIANFSNPIFFWIKQRTHRLLLIIVLGAVLSFCLSLLLKDTVFKNLIKTWVNPDSNQTLNFTVRKYDLLTSNIVLNIMFIIPFGVSLASFVLLIHSLWKHTRRMKGTGSGDLITKAHVRAMKSMISFLLFFFMYWLSNIIIYLAYVMLDSLVAKMFAYMFVFSYPSGHPFFLILWNSKLKQASLCVLRKLRWCRNVRKSANP